In Oryctolagus cuniculus chromosome 18, mOryCun1.1, whole genome shotgun sequence, the DNA window GCGCAAGATCGAGGTGGGCGCCTTCAACGGGCTGCCCAGCCTCAACACGCTGGAGCTGTTTGACAACCGGCTGACCACGGTGCCCACGCAGGCCTTCGAGTACCTGTCCAAGCTGCGGGAGCTCTGGCTGCGCAACAACCCCATCGAGAGCATCCCCTCCTACGCCTTCAACCGCGTGCCCTCGCTGCGGCGCCTGGACCTGGGCGAGCTCAAGCGGCTGGAGTACATCTCTGAGGCGGCCTTTGAGGGGCTGGTGAACCTGCGCTACCTCAACCTGGGCATGTGCAACCTCAAGGACATTCCCAACCTGACGGCCCTGGTGCGCCTGGAGGAGCTCGAGCTGTCGGGCAACCGGCTCGACCTGATCCGCCCCGGCTCCTTCCAGGGCCTCACCAGCCTGCGCAAGCTGTGGCTGATGCACGCCCAGGTGGCCACCATCGAGCGCAACGCCTTCGACGACCTCAAGTCGCTGGAGGAGCTCAACCTGTCCCACAACAACCTGATGTCGCTGCCGCACGACCTGTTCACGCCGCTGCACCGCCTGGAGCGCGTCCACCTCAACCACAACCCCTGGCACTGCAACTGCGACGTCCTGTGGCTGAGCTGGTGGCTCAAGGAGACCGTGCCCAGCAACACCACGTGCTGCGCGCGCTGCCACGCGCCCGCCGGCCTCAAGGGCCGCTACATCGGCGAGCTGGACCAGTCGCACTTCACCTGCTACGCGCCCGTCATCGTGGAGCCGCCCACGGACCTCAACGTCACCGAGGGCATGGCGGCCGAGCTCAAGTGCCGCACGGGCACGTCCATGACGTCGGTCAACTGGCTGACCCCCAACGGCACGCTCATGACGCACGGCTCGTACCGCGTGCGCATCTCCGTCCTGCACGACGGCACGCTCAACTTCACCAACGTCACGGTGCAGGACACGGGCCAGTACACGTGCATGGTCACCAACTCGGCCGGCAACACCACGGCCTCCGCCACGCTCAACGTCTCGGCCGTGGACCCCGTGGCGGCCGGGGGCGCGGGCGGCAGCGGGGGCCCCGGggccggtggcggcggcggcgctggcggcggcggaggcggcagCGGCGGCTACACCTACTTCACCACGGTGACCGTGGAGACCCTGGAGACGCAGCCCGGGGAGGAGGCCCTGCAGCCGCGAGGCACGGAGAAGGAGCCGCCGGGGCCCACGACGGACGGcgtctggggagggggccggcccGGCGACGCGGCGGGCCCGGCCTCGTCGTCCACCACGGCGCCCGCCCCACGCTCCTCGCGGCCC includes these proteins:
- the LRRC4B gene encoding leucine-rich repeat-containing protein 4B produces the protein MARARGSPCPPLPPGRMSWPHGALLFLWLFSPPLGAGGGGVAVTAAAGGGSPPATSCPAACSCSNQASRVICTRRELAEVPASIPVNTRYLNLQENSIQVIRTDTFKHLRHLEILQLSKNLVRKIEVGAFNGLPSLNTLELFDNRLTTVPTQAFEYLSKLRELWLRNNPIESIPSYAFNRVPSLRRLDLGELKRLEYISEAAFEGLVNLRYLNLGMCNLKDIPNLTALVRLEELELSGNRLDLIRPGSFQGLTSLRKLWLMHAQVATIERNAFDDLKSLEELNLSHNNLMSLPHDLFTPLHRLERVHLNHNPWHCNCDVLWLSWWLKETVPSNTTCCARCHAPAGLKGRYIGELDQSHFTCYAPVIVEPPTDLNVTEGMAAELKCRTGTSMTSVNWLTPNGTLMTHGSYRVRISVLHDGTLNFTNVTVQDTGQYTCMVTNSAGNTTASATLNVSAVDPVAAGGAGGSGGPGAGGGGGAGGGGGGSGGYTYFTTVTVETLETQPGEEALQPRGTEKEPPGPTTDGVWGGGRPGDAAGPASSSTTAPAPRSSRPTEKAFTVPITDVTENALKDLDDVMKTTKIIIGCFVAITFMAAVMLVAFYKLRKQHQLHKHHGPTRTVEIINVEDELPAASAVSVAAAAAAGGGGVGGDSHLALPALERDHLNHHHYVAAAFKAHYSANPGGGGCGGKGPPGLNSIHEPLLFKSGSKENVQETQI